In Arthrobacter ramosus, one DNA window encodes the following:
- a CDS encoding MarR family winged helix-turn-helix transcriptional regulator, whose amino-acid sequence MGTPLPRDPIADAQRNWERHGWGEVAAPMAAITAIMRTQQILLARIEGVLKPYGLTFARYELLALLSFARSGALPMNKASALLQVHPTSVTNAVDRLEKAALVVRSPHPTDGRTTLIELTAEGRTLAKRATTALNNEVFGQSGFGNEDVEHLIRVLGDFRKAAGDFTD is encoded by the coding sequence GTGGGCACCCCGCTCCCCCGCGACCCCATCGCCGACGCCCAGCGAAACTGGGAGCGCCACGGCTGGGGCGAAGTCGCCGCGCCCATGGCGGCCATCACCGCGATCATGCGCACGCAGCAGATCCTGCTGGCGCGGATCGAGGGCGTGCTGAAGCCGTATGGCCTGACCTTCGCGCGCTACGAACTCCTGGCGCTGCTGAGTTTCGCCCGCAGCGGCGCGTTGCCCATGAACAAAGCCAGCGCGCTGCTCCAGGTGCATCCGACCTCGGTGACCAACGCCGTCGACCGCCTCGAAAAGGCAGCCCTCGTGGTCCGCTCCCCGCACCCCACCGACGGGCGCACTACGCTGATCGAGCTCACCGCGGAGGGCCGCACCCTCGCGAAGCGCGCGACGACGGCACTCAACAACGAGGTGTTCGGCCAGTCCGGTTTCGGGAACGAAGACGTCGAGCACCTGATCCGCGTACTGGGAGACTTCCGCAAGGCCGCGGGCGACTTTACGGACTGA
- a CDS encoding sugar phosphate isomerase/epimerase family protein translates to MSTPAVEWELSGFGDEIDDDPKIQIAVMQALGANHIEVRSAWGTNIVDLDEAQLRELKSLLDAADMKVSAIASPIGKVDVSLPVEHEVERLRRAVNAAQVLESRYIRIFSFYYGEDVAVESIREAVIERMRALADVAEEAGVVLLHENEKDIYGDIPERVLDIIETVGSPALKVAWDAANFVQVGVKPFDDGYAKLRPHLEYLQVKDALFSNATVVPAGEGDGDVLRTVEALKADGYTGFASLEPHLAGAHGLGGFSGPTAFGIAARAFAKVLNEAGVETK, encoded by the coding sequence ATGAGCACGCCAGCTGTTGAATGGGAGCTCTCGGGCTTCGGCGACGAGATCGACGACGACCCCAAGATCCAGATTGCCGTGATGCAGGCATTGGGGGCCAACCACATTGAGGTCCGCAGCGCCTGGGGAACCAACATCGTGGATCTGGATGAAGCGCAGCTTCGTGAACTGAAGTCCTTGCTGGATGCCGCGGACATGAAGGTTTCCGCGATCGCCTCGCCGATCGGGAAAGTGGACGTTTCCCTTCCCGTCGAGCACGAGGTGGAACGGCTCCGCCGGGCAGTCAACGCCGCGCAGGTCCTGGAATCCCGCTACATCCGGATCTTCTCCTTCTACTACGGCGAGGACGTCGCGGTGGAGAGCATCCGGGAGGCGGTCATCGAACGCATGCGTGCCCTCGCGGACGTCGCGGAAGAGGCCGGCGTCGTACTTCTGCACGAAAACGAGAAGGACATCTACGGGGATATCCCCGAACGGGTTTTAGACATCATCGAAACCGTTGGCTCTCCCGCACTCAAAGTCGCTTGGGATGCAGCCAACTTCGTCCAGGTGGGAGTCAAGCCTTTCGACGACGGCTACGCCAAGCTCCGCCCGCACCTTGAATACCTGCAGGTGAAGGATGCCTTGTTCTCGAACGCCACCGTGGTCCCGGCCGGCGAGGGCGACGGCGATGTCCTCCGCACGGTTGAGGCCTTGAAGGCCGACGGGTACACCGGCTTCGCGAGCCTCGAGCCACACTTGGCCGGCGCCCATGGACTGGGAGGCTTCTCCGGCCCGACGGCGTTCGGCATTGCAGCGAGGGCTTTCGCGAAAGTCCTCAATGAAGCAGGAGTGGAGACGAAGTGA
- a CDS encoding carbohydrate ABC transporter permease produces the protein MLAIILTVLCALVLIPVVYIFLASVNSDIGVARGEFFPSSFSFENYSTIWTSVGLATGLANSVLVAGSTAVVSALMSIATAYVLVRYQFRGRLTILRGLLALQSVPGTLMVLPVFVLFSSSASYLGIQIIGTQWGLFVTYLTFAMPFSTWVMVTYLRGLPRELEEAARIDGASNLGVLVRIILPLSWPGVVVSGIFAFLLGWNDVLFASVMTRPESQTAAVALQVFGASQEGGAIPFYGQMMAASLVCAAPVVILYLIFQRYLVGGLTAGGVK, from the coding sequence ATGCTCGCCATCATCCTGACGGTGTTGTGTGCCCTGGTGCTGATTCCGGTCGTTTACATCTTCCTCGCGTCCGTGAACTCGGACATCGGCGTGGCCCGGGGCGAGTTCTTCCCGTCCAGCTTCTCCTTTGAGAACTACTCGACGATCTGGACGAGCGTTGGACTGGCCACTGGCCTGGCCAACAGCGTGCTCGTTGCCGGGTCCACCGCCGTGGTTTCCGCGCTGATGTCGATCGCCACTGCCTACGTCCTGGTCCGCTACCAGTTCCGTGGGCGCTTGACGATCCTTCGCGGGCTGTTGGCGCTGCAGTCGGTTCCCGGTACCCTCATGGTGCTTCCGGTCTTCGTGCTGTTCTCCTCGTCCGCCAGCTACTTGGGCATCCAGATCATTGGTACGCAGTGGGGCTTGTTCGTGACGTACCTGACGTTCGCGATGCCGTTCTCCACCTGGGTGATGGTCACCTATCTGCGCGGCCTGCCGCGGGAACTCGAAGAGGCGGCAAGGATCGACGGCGCCAGCAACCTGGGCGTGCTGGTGCGGATCATCCTCCCACTGAGCTGGCCCGGCGTCGTCGTTTCCGGTATTTTCGCCTTCCTGCTCGGCTGGAACGACGTCCTGTTCGCCTCGGTCATGACGCGGCCCGAAAGCCAGACGGCCGCCGTCGCGCTCCAGGTCTTCGGTGCCTCGCAAGAGGGCGGCGCGATTCCCTTCTACGGCCAGATGATGGCGGCTTCACTTGTGTGTGCCGCCCCGGTGGTCATCCTGTACCTGATTTTCCAGCGTTACCTAGTGGGCGGCCTGACCGCCGGAGGAGTCAAGTAA
- a CDS encoding Gfo/Idh/MocA family protein, which yields MSEVSNAPGAPAEIRAAIVGCGVIGRTHSAAVREFPELVITALVDVVAEASEALAAKIEAQGDPKPAVFLTLAEALAAAPVDLVIIATPSGLHIQQALEVLDAGKHVVIEKPLDVDLSKADEILAAAKAAEAKGLVATVISQHRFDPASRVVDEARRAGRFGTLTSAVASVSWWRSQGYYDSGAWRGTWAMDGGGAIMNQGVHTVDLLLWFLGRPLEISAKTALLAHEGVEVEDTAVATLTFESGALAVLHATTAAYPGLTVRLQVMGSKGSAVIDNDDLAYFHASDAADPSQSSAMGILGGGNQAAVELAKYPDDTVEALDPTVYPAGHVRQYRDIIAAIRAGRPAGVTVRDAVTALATVRALYVSATLGQPVLIADVIAGKYNNVEVRTGGAPSHPGTREEVSA from the coding sequence GTGAGCGAAGTCTCAAACGCTCCAGGCGCTCCCGCGGAGATCCGGGCCGCAATCGTAGGGTGCGGCGTCATCGGCCGCACCCACTCGGCCGCGGTCCGCGAATTCCCGGAGCTCGTCATCACAGCGCTTGTGGATGTGGTTGCCGAGGCTTCCGAGGCGCTTGCCGCCAAGATCGAAGCCCAGGGCGACCCGAAGCCGGCAGTCTTCCTGACGCTGGCCGAGGCGCTCGCCGCCGCACCGGTTGACCTGGTCATCATCGCTACGCCCAGCGGGCTGCACATCCAGCAAGCGCTGGAAGTGCTCGACGCCGGCAAACACGTCGTGATCGAAAAGCCCCTTGACGTTGACTTGAGCAAGGCGGACGAAATCCTGGCTGCGGCCAAGGCTGCCGAGGCCAAGGGCTTGGTGGCTACGGTGATCAGCCAGCACCGCTTCGATCCGGCCAGCCGCGTGGTGGACGAGGCCCGTCGAGCCGGACGCTTCGGCACACTGACCTCCGCCGTCGCCTCCGTCAGCTGGTGGCGAAGCCAGGGCTACTACGATTCGGGCGCGTGGCGCGGAACCTGGGCCATGGACGGTGGTGGGGCCATCATGAACCAGGGCGTCCACACTGTGGATCTGCTTTTGTGGTTCCTCGGCCGGCCCCTTGAGATCAGCGCCAAAACCGCGCTTCTCGCCCACGAAGGCGTCGAGGTGGAGGACACGGCCGTAGCTACCCTTACCTTCGAATCCGGCGCCCTTGCCGTGTTGCACGCGACGACGGCGGCGTACCCGGGCTTGACCGTCCGCCTCCAGGTGATGGGCAGCAAGGGTTCCGCGGTGATCGACAACGACGACCTCGCGTACTTCCACGCGTCAGACGCAGCCGATCCTTCGCAAAGCAGTGCCATGGGCATCCTCGGCGGCGGGAACCAGGCCGCCGTCGAGCTCGCCAAATACCCTGACGACACCGTCGAAGCACTGGATCCCACGGTATATCCGGCTGGACATGTCCGCCAGTACCGCGACATCATCGCGGCCATCCGGGCAGGACGCCCCGCCGGCGTTACCGTCCGGGACGCAGTGACCGCCTTGGCCACGGTGCGTGCCCTGTATGTCTCGGCAACCCTGGGCCAGCCCGTGCTGATCGCCGACGTCATAGCCGGCAAGTACAACAACGTGGAGGTCCGCACCGGTGGGGCACCTTCCCACCCGGGCACCCGCGAAGAGGTATCGGCATGA
- a CDS encoding carbohydrate ABC transporter permease: MSTDSLTAGKSTRRRSSRAAKPDPQSPGNTPRRRKGLSERNRPLWMLIPGGLLMVIIIVVPLLLGVFMSGLDLDQYSLRQWVSAPFIGVQNFVEALTASPLLHAIWLSVSYSLLAMVVTIPLGIAGAVATQNAFKGRAVIRSIFLIPYVLPSFVVATVWRTMFQPGSVIDSALHSVGIDPGLWLNGPQSYWTLILVQIWASWPFVYLLALSGLQSVDHEVHEASALDGALWWNKLRYVVFPYLKGPLALAFLIGMLHHINNFTLPFVLFGVPAPSDVELLPILTYVTSFQSFRFGLSAAMAFISLILIAIPLFVYLRAVKLDDAETPGGKK, translated from the coding sequence ATGTCCACCGATTCATTGACTGCGGGCAAGTCCACGCGCCGCAGGTCGTCCCGCGCTGCCAAGCCGGACCCGCAGTCGCCAGGCAACACGCCTCGGCGCCGCAAGGGGCTGAGCGAGCGCAACCGGCCCTTGTGGATGTTGATTCCAGGCGGCCTGCTGATGGTGATCATCATCGTGGTGCCGCTCCTGCTCGGCGTCTTCATGTCTGGGCTGGACCTGGACCAGTATTCGCTGCGCCAGTGGGTCAGCGCTCCGTTCATCGGAGTCCAGAACTTCGTCGAAGCGCTGACCGCATCGCCCTTGCTGCACGCCATCTGGCTCAGCGTCAGCTACTCGCTGCTCGCCATGGTGGTCACCATCCCGCTCGGCATCGCCGGCGCCGTCGCGACCCAGAACGCGTTCAAGGGCCGCGCGGTGATCCGCTCCATTTTCCTGATCCCCTACGTGCTTCCGTCCTTCGTGGTGGCCACGGTCTGGCGGACCATGTTCCAGCCGGGCAGCGTCATCGACTCGGCGCTGCATTCTGTGGGTATCGACCCCGGACTCTGGCTCAACGGGCCCCAGTCTTACTGGACGCTGATCCTGGTCCAGATCTGGGCATCGTGGCCGTTTGTCTACCTGCTGGCGTTGTCCGGGCTGCAGTCCGTGGACCACGAAGTCCACGAAGCCTCGGCTCTTGACGGTGCCCTGTGGTGGAACAAGCTCCGCTATGTGGTCTTCCCGTATCTCAAGGGTCCGCTCGCCTTGGCGTTCCTGATCGGCATGCTGCACCACATCAACAACTTCACCTTGCCGTTCGTCCTGTTCGGGGTACCTGCTCCGTCCGATGTGGAGCTGCTCCCGATCCTCACCTACGTCACGAGCTTCCAGAGCTTCAGGTTCGGGCTCAGCGCGGCCATGGCGTTCATTTCGCTGATCCTGATCGCGATCCCCTTGTTCGTCTATCTGCGGGCCGTCAAACTCGACGACGCCGAAACTCCCGGAGGCAAAAAGTGA
- a CDS encoding ABC transporter substrate-binding protein, with protein MSVLVNSNANYPAQQKQWFTDIAAKFKAQTGADVEFETFASGNDELTRIQTSVVSGQGPDVYSLGTTFTPTAYATKAFVTLSDDDWKKVGGKDRFNQAALGISGPDAQHQAGIPFVSRPFVMAYNKDILKAAGIDKPATSWDELAAQAKKMTDPATGTFGLATGYKDNFDPWKFIWAMSVQAGNPLVDGKTLKLDDPTVKKAYETYFGWLTKDKVVDPASVGWSNSNALAAFASGKAGYLMMTTSSSVPTLEKSVVAGKYAYATMPTTAPGQTSPQGDAANAASILSGDNVVVADYSKQKDLAFAYINLITSKDEQLNYQKIFGDLPANAEALKSLNNPILQPVADTAAKSKATPFTGAWGDIQLALVNVVVQSIPDLSKGSVDDSSLQGRLKDAQSKGQASLDRASK; from the coding sequence CTGAGTGTCCTGGTCAACTCCAACGCAAACTATCCAGCACAGCAGAAGCAGTGGTTCACGGATATTGCCGCCAAGTTCAAGGCACAGACCGGTGCCGACGTCGAATTCGAAACGTTCGCGTCGGGAAATGACGAACTCACACGGATCCAGACCTCCGTGGTGTCGGGTCAAGGCCCGGACGTCTACAGTCTCGGTACCACCTTCACCCCCACGGCCTATGCAACCAAGGCCTTCGTGACGTTGTCCGACGACGACTGGAAAAAGGTGGGCGGCAAGGACCGGTTCAACCAGGCAGCCCTGGGCATCTCCGGCCCGGACGCACAGCACCAAGCGGGCATTCCGTTTGTCAGCCGGCCGTTCGTGATGGCCTACAACAAGGACATCCTGAAGGCGGCCGGGATCGATAAGCCGGCCACCAGCTGGGACGAGCTCGCAGCCCAGGCCAAGAAGATGACCGACCCGGCCACCGGAACCTTTGGGCTCGCTACCGGGTACAAGGACAACTTTGATCCGTGGAAATTCATCTGGGCTATGTCCGTCCAGGCAGGTAACCCGCTGGTGGACGGCAAGACACTCAAGCTCGACGACCCGACGGTCAAGAAGGCCTACGAAACGTACTTCGGATGGCTCACCAAAGACAAAGTTGTCGATCCGGCCTCTGTTGGCTGGAGCAACAGCAACGCCCTGGCGGCATTCGCGAGCGGCAAGGCCGGCTATCTGATGATGACGACGTCGAGCTCCGTCCCGACGCTCGAGAAGTCCGTTGTTGCCGGCAAGTATGCCTACGCAACCATGCCGACGACGGCCCCGGGCCAGACGTCTCCGCAGGGCGACGCTGCGAACGCCGCCAGCATCCTCTCCGGTGACAATGTGGTTGTTGCCGATTACTCGAAGCAAAAGGACCTGGCCTTCGCTTACATCAACCTCATCACGTCCAAGGACGAGCAGCTGAACTACCAGAAAATCTTCGGAGATCTGCCCGCCAACGCCGAGGCGCTGAAGTCTCTGAATAACCCGATACTCCAACCGGTTGCCGATACTGCCGCCAAGTCCAAGGCAACGCCCTTCACCGGCGCTTGGGGCGACATTCAGTTGGCCCTCGTCAACGTAGTGGTCCAGTCGATCCCGGACCTTTCCAAGGGTTCCGTGGACGATTCGAGCCTGCAGGGCCGCCTCAAAGACGCACAATCCAAGGGCCAGGCCTCACTTGACCGGGCCTCGAAGTAA
- a CDS encoding LacI family DNA-binding transcriptional regulator, with translation MAELQLQSPGRQPTIRDVAELAGVATSTVSRALSNPGRVNHVTRERIEEAAAQLNYIPSSQARGLSSGRTQTIAVLVPDITNPFFFDIIRGAQHQLKAAGYTQLLVDTEESAEMEADALQKMRRSADGFILAASRLTDAQLAEAAAQQPLVTINRAPAIAPAVVIDTPSAIIQALEHLVSLGHTRICFVGGPATSWSNAKRWQAFQDETAKRKLTTFSVGPFAPKTTSGAAAADAAAHTGATACIVFNDLLAIGMLQRLRERGIRVPDDMSIVGCDDIFGADFCNPPLTTMASPIEQAGRVAVSMLLSRLNPQYGGTSRRLAVMPTHLTVRGSTGAAPVR, from the coding sequence ATGGCAGAACTCCAGCTCCAGTCACCGGGCAGGCAGCCCACTATCCGTGATGTCGCAGAGCTTGCGGGAGTGGCAACGTCAACAGTTTCGAGGGCCCTGAGCAATCCCGGCAGAGTTAACCATGTGACACGCGAGCGGATCGAAGAAGCAGCCGCGCAATTGAACTACATACCAAGCTCCCAGGCCCGCGGGCTCAGTTCCGGACGCACCCAGACCATTGCGGTCCTGGTTCCGGACATCACCAATCCGTTCTTCTTCGACATCATCCGCGGGGCGCAGCACCAACTCAAGGCCGCCGGCTACACGCAACTGCTCGTAGACACCGAGGAATCAGCGGAAATGGAGGCCGATGCCCTGCAGAAAATGCGCCGCTCAGCCGACGGATTCATCCTTGCCGCGTCCCGCCTGACGGATGCACAGCTGGCCGAGGCAGCGGCACAGCAGCCCTTGGTCACCATCAACCGGGCCCCGGCAATTGCACCCGCTGTGGTGATCGATACGCCGTCGGCCATCATCCAGGCGCTGGAACACCTGGTCTCGCTGGGGCACACGAGGATTTGCTTCGTCGGAGGCCCGGCCACCTCCTGGTCCAACGCCAAGCGGTGGCAGGCGTTTCAGGACGAAACGGCCAAACGGAAGCTGACCACATTTAGCGTGGGGCCGTTCGCTCCCAAGACCACATCCGGCGCGGCTGCAGCGGACGCCGCAGCGCACACGGGGGCAACGGCATGTATCGTCTTCAATGACCTGCTGGCCATCGGGATGCTGCAACGGCTGCGCGAACGCGGTATTCGCGTGCCCGATGATATGAGCATTGTGGGTTGCGACGACATTTTCGGAGCCGATTTCTGCAACCCTCCACTGACCACCATGGCGTCTCCCATTGAACAAGCTGGGCGCGTTGCCGTCTCCATGCTGCTTTCGAGGTTGAATCCCCAGTACGGCGGCACCAGCCGGCGCTTGGCAGTCATGCCCACGCACCTCACGGTCCGGGGATCGACGGGGGCCGCGCCGGTACGCTAA
- the nadE gene encoding ammonia-dependent NAD(+) synthetase has translation MRTLQATIIAEMGVQPRIDPAEEVRKRVTFLKEYLKATHTKGFVLGISGGLDSSLAGRLAQLAVEELEAEGVEANFVAVRLPYGTQHDEDDAQAALDFIQAKTEWTFNISRAVDGFEDEFEKTTGARISDFHKGNTKARARMTAQYALAGEHNYLVIGTDHGAESVTGFFTKFGDGGADILPLFGLNKRQNRALLAELGAPSRIWDKVPTADLLDGKPGRTDEDELGIKYDQIDDYLEGREVSDEVAETIEQKYLRTRHKRTVPVTIFDTWWK, from the coding sequence ATGCGCACACTTCAGGCCACGATCATTGCGGAAATGGGCGTCCAGCCCCGGATCGACCCTGCCGAGGAGGTCCGTAAACGCGTCACGTTCCTGAAGGAATATCTCAAGGCCACGCACACCAAGGGCTTTGTCCTGGGCATTTCCGGCGGATTGGACTCCTCCCTCGCCGGGCGGCTTGCCCAGCTGGCGGTCGAAGAGCTTGAGGCCGAGGGCGTCGAGGCGAATTTCGTCGCGGTCCGGCTCCCCTACGGCACCCAGCACGATGAGGACGACGCCCAGGCCGCGCTGGACTTTATCCAAGCCAAGACCGAGTGGACATTCAATATCTCCCGCGCAGTGGACGGTTTCGAGGATGAGTTCGAAAAGACCACGGGCGCGCGCATCTCGGATTTCCACAAGGGCAACACCAAGGCCCGGGCCCGCATGACCGCCCAGTACGCCCTGGCCGGCGAGCACAACTACCTGGTGATCGGCACGGACCACGGCGCCGAATCCGTCACCGGATTCTTCACCAAGTTCGGCGACGGCGGCGCGGACATCCTGCCGCTCTTCGGCCTCAACAAGCGGCAGAACCGTGCACTCCTCGCGGAGCTGGGCGCCCCGTCCCGCATTTGGGACAAGGTCCCCACGGCCGACCTCCTGGACGGCAAGCCCGGCCGCACCGACGAGGACGAGCTCGGCATCAAGTACGACCAGATCGACGACTACCTCGAAGGCCGCGAAGTCTCCGACGAGGTGGCAGAGACCATCGAGCAGAAGTACCTGCGCACGCGGCACAAGCGCACTGTTCCGGTAACGATTTTCGACACCTGGTGGAAGTAG
- a CDS encoding sugar phosphate isomerase/epimerase family protein translates to MKFSVFTASTPEWSPQEAATKLAAQGWDGIEWRVTDQADAAEPGFWAGNRATWPMTGLEDSIPEIARLTAEAGLEFSGLGGYARCDNHDDVDRVLAATAALGAKQVRVNVLPLGNSNMGGQEPTGLSYPELFAATREHYEWIASRAAHHGVKALVELHHGTVTASASSARRLLEGLDPQHVGVIHDLGNLLIEGWESPLPALQLLGPYLAHVHVKNARWVRTEAKDESGAAVWVNEWAPLAEGQGSVLGYFRALAEVGYDSWVTLEDFSTELPLEERTASNLAYVRKAAALAGLAVVDA, encoded by the coding sequence ATGAAGTTCTCCGTTTTTACCGCATCCACGCCCGAGTGGTCGCCGCAGGAAGCCGCCACCAAGCTTGCAGCCCAGGGGTGGGACGGCATCGAATGGCGCGTTACGGACCAGGCAGACGCGGCGGAACCGGGCTTCTGGGCAGGGAACCGTGCCACCTGGCCCATGACGGGCTTGGAGGATTCGATTCCGGAGATTGCCCGCCTCACCGCTGAAGCAGGGTTGGAATTCTCCGGCCTCGGCGGCTACGCCCGCTGCGACAACCACGACGACGTCGATCGTGTCCTCGCGGCGACCGCAGCCTTGGGTGCCAAGCAGGTCCGCGTGAACGTGCTGCCGCTGGGCAACTCGAACATGGGCGGCCAGGAACCCACTGGCCTGTCCTACCCGGAACTCTTTGCCGCCACCCGGGAACACTATGAGTGGATTGCTTCCCGCGCAGCACACCACGGCGTCAAAGCCCTCGTGGAACTGCATCATGGAACCGTGACGGCGTCGGCCTCATCGGCCCGGCGATTGCTGGAAGGGCTGGATCCGCAGCACGTCGGCGTTATCCATGACCTCGGCAACTTGCTGATCGAGGGCTGGGAATCACCGTTGCCGGCACTCCAGCTCCTGGGCCCCTATTTGGCGCATGTCCATGTGAAGAACGCCCGCTGGGTCCGCACCGAGGCGAAGGACGAATCGGGTGCGGCCGTGTGGGTCAACGAATGGGCTCCCTTGGCCGAGGGACAGGGAAGCGTCCTGGGCTACTTCCGGGCGCTCGCAGAAGTTGGTTACGACTCCTGGGTCACGCTGGAGGACTTTTCCACCGAGCTTCCTTTGGAGGAACGGACGGCGTCGAACTTGGCGTATGTCCGCAAGGCAGCCGCGTTGGCCGGGCTCGCCGTCGTCGACGCCTAA
- a CDS encoding AMP-binding protein, producing MTVTDDFRAARDRLLELRTDYSKAHSDFQWPRFSEFNFALDWFDQIAADPAKANNPALVIVEQDGSSTRRSFAELSARSSQLANWLRSKGVHRGDRMIIMLGNQVELWELMLAGIKLGVVLIPTTTLMGPRDIADRVERGGAHWAAVGSANIAKFAEVPGDYTLIEVGDGGPAGTQTTRALQYAESASAETVFVPDAPTAADETMLLYFTSGTTSRAKLVEHTHTSYPVGHLSTMYWIGLEPGDVHLNVASPGWAKHAWSNVFTPWIAEACVFVYNYDRFDAKALMEQMGREGVTSFCAPPTVWRMLIQADLTLLKTPPTKVVSAGEPLNAEVIGQVERAWGQTIRDGFGQTESTVQVANTPGQPVKTGSMGRPLPGYDVVLVDPATGEEADDGELCLRLDPRPVGLMKSYFGDPEKTAEAFRDGYYHTGDMASRDENGVITYVGRGDDVFKSSDYRLSPFELESVLIEHPAVAEAAVVPSPDPVKLSVPKAFVVLAAGYEPGPAVAEDILRYCRQHLAPFKRIRRLEFGELPKTISGKIRRVELRGTEVARHGDGPLPAGLGVEYTEDEFPSLKE from the coding sequence ATGACAGTCACCGACGACTTCCGTGCAGCCCGCGACCGGCTCCTTGAGCTGCGCACTGACTACTCCAAGGCACACAGCGACTTCCAGTGGCCCCGCTTCAGCGAGTTCAACTTCGCCCTCGACTGGTTCGACCAGATCGCAGCAGATCCCGCCAAGGCCAACAACCCCGCGCTCGTCATCGTCGAGCAGGACGGCAGCTCCACCCGCCGCAGCTTCGCCGAGCTCTCCGCGCGATCCTCGCAGCTCGCCAACTGGCTCCGCAGCAAGGGCGTCCACCGCGGCGACCGCATGATCATCATGCTCGGCAACCAAGTGGAACTGTGGGAACTCATGCTCGCCGGGATCAAACTCGGCGTGGTACTGATCCCGACAACCACCCTCATGGGTCCGCGCGACATTGCGGATCGAGTGGAGCGGGGCGGCGCCCACTGGGCCGCCGTCGGGAGCGCCAACATCGCCAAGTTCGCCGAGGTGCCGGGCGACTACACCCTCATTGAAGTGGGCGACGGCGGCCCGGCCGGCACCCAGACCACCAGGGCCCTCCAGTACGCCGAGTCGGCTTCCGCGGAGACCGTGTTCGTCCCGGATGCCCCGACCGCCGCCGACGAAACCATGCTCCTCTACTTCACCTCGGGCACCACGTCACGCGCCAAGCTGGTGGAGCACACCCACACCTCGTACCCCGTGGGGCACCTCTCCACGATGTACTGGATCGGGCTGGAACCCGGAGACGTCCATCTCAATGTCGCTTCCCCCGGCTGGGCCAAGCACGCGTGGTCCAACGTTTTCACGCCCTGGATCGCCGAGGCCTGCGTCTTCGTCTACAACTACGATCGCTTCGATGCCAAGGCCCTCATGGAACAGATGGGCCGCGAAGGGGTCACGAGTTTCTGCGCCCCGCCGACCGTTTGGCGCATGCTCATCCAGGCGGACCTGACCCTGCTCAAAACCCCGCCCACCAAGGTTGTTTCGGCGGGCGAACCCCTCAACGCCGAGGTGATCGGGCAAGTGGAGAGGGCCTGGGGCCAGACCATCCGCGACGGTTTCGGCCAGACGGAGTCAACAGTCCAGGTCGCGAACACCCCCGGGCAGCCGGTCAAGACCGGCTCGATGGGACGGCCGCTGCCGGGCTACGACGTCGTGCTCGTCGACCCTGCCACTGGCGAAGAGGCCGACGACGGCGAGCTGTGCTTGCGCTTGGACCCCCGCCCCGTGGGGCTCATGAAGTCCTACTTCGGCGACCCGGAAAAGACGGCCGAGGCTTTCCGCGACGGCTATTACCACACGGGCGACATGGCCAGCCGGGACGAGAACGGCGTCATTACCTACGTGGGCCGCGGCGACGATGTCTTCAAATCCTCCGACTACCGCCTGTCCCCTTTCGAACTCGAAAGCGTTCTGATCGAACATCCCGCAGTGGCGGAGGCCGCTGTCGTGCCCTCTCCGGATCCGGTCAAGCTTTCGGTGCCCAAAGCCTTTGTGGTGCTCGCCGCGGGCTACGAGCCCGGTCCGGCCGTGGCGGAGGACATCCTCAGATACTGCCGGCAGCACCTGGCGCCGTTCAAGCGCATCCGTCGGCTCGAATTCGGCGAGTTGCCCAAGACGATTTCCGGCAAGATCCGGCGTGTCGAACTTCGAGGCACGGAGGTGGCCCGCCACGGCGACGGCCCGCTGCCTGCCGGCCTGGGTGTCGAGTACACCGAGGACGAGTTCCCGAGTCTGAAAGAATAG